The proteins below are encoded in one region of Nocardioides marmorisolisilvae:
- a CDS encoding arginine repressor, which produces MNGQIPPTKSARQQRIVELLEHAEVRSQTELADLLAANGVSVTQATLSRDLVELDAIKVRAASGALVYAVPSEGGDRTPLVARDSVAGEARLARLCAELLVSAEASANLVVLRTPPGAANFLASAMDKAEMIDVLGTIAGDDSVLVIARDPSGGDALVRRFLAMANRGSLGGPS; this is translated from the coding sequence ATGAACGGGCAGATCCCGCCGACCAAGAGCGCGCGGCAGCAGCGGATCGTGGAGCTGCTCGAGCACGCCGAGGTCCGCTCCCAGACCGAGCTGGCGGACCTGCTGGCGGCCAACGGCGTCTCGGTCACCCAGGCCACGCTGTCGCGGGACCTCGTCGAGCTCGACGCGATCAAGGTGCGGGCGGCCTCCGGTGCGCTGGTGTACGCCGTACCCAGCGAGGGCGGCGATCGGACGCCTCTGGTGGCGCGGGACTCCGTCGCCGGCGAGGCTCGACTCGCCCGTCTCTGCGCCGAGCTGCTCGTCTCCGCCGAGGCGAGCGCCAACCTCGTCGTGCTCCGCACCCCGCCCGGCGCGGCGAACTTCCTCGCCTCGGCGATGGACAAGGCGGAGATGATCGACGTGCTCGGCACGATCGCCGGTGACGACTCGGTGCTGGTGATCGCCCGCGACCCCTCCGGCGGCGATGCGCTCGTGCGACGATTCCTGGCCATGGCCAACCGCGGATCCCTGGGAGGGCCCTCGTGA
- the argF gene encoding ornithine carbamoyltransferase, translating to MRSFLRDDDLTPEEQHALLDLAVRMKSAPFGHRPLAGPETVAMIFDKPTLRTQASFAAGIAELGGHPMLVDGTLAGIGVRESIADVARVLGRQAGIIVWRTGDQSRIDEMAAYAGVPVVNALTDQFHPCQLLADLLTVREHHGSLEGRSVAFVGDVGCNMGHSWLLAGATAGMHVRVSGPSGYEPDPDVLAAAQQIAAGTGGSATVVADPRDAAEAADVLVTDTWVSMGKEDEAAARAAAFGPWQLNAELLALADPAALVLHCLPAYRGKEITAEVLDGPRSAVWDEAENRRHAQKAVLAWLSEQRR from the coding sequence ATGAGGAGCTTCTTGCGCGACGACGACCTGACTCCGGAGGAGCAGCACGCCCTCCTCGACCTGGCCGTCCGGATGAAGTCCGCCCCCTTCGGCCATCGGCCGCTGGCCGGCCCGGAGACGGTCGCGATGATCTTCGACAAGCCGACCCTGCGCACCCAGGCGTCCTTCGCGGCGGGCATCGCCGAGCTCGGCGGCCACCCCATGCTGGTCGACGGCACCCTCGCCGGGATCGGGGTGCGGGAGTCGATCGCCGACGTCGCTCGTGTCCTGGGACGACAGGCCGGCATCATCGTCTGGCGCACCGGCGACCAGTCCCGGATCGACGAGATGGCGGCGTACGCCGGCGTCCCGGTCGTGAACGCGTTGACCGACCAATTCCATCCCTGCCAGCTGCTCGCGGACCTGCTCACCGTCCGCGAGCACCACGGGTCGCTCGAAGGGCGTTCGGTGGCCTTCGTGGGCGACGTCGGCTGCAACATGGGCCACTCCTGGCTGCTCGCCGGGGCGACCGCCGGCATGCATGTCCGGGTCAGCGGCCCCAGCGGCTACGAGCCCGACCCCGACGTGCTGGCGGCTGCGCAGCAGATCGCCGCGGGAACCGGGGGATCCGCGACCGTCGTCGCCGACCCCCGGGATGCCGCCGAGGCAGCCGACGTCCTCGTGACGGACACCTGGGTCTCGATGGGCAAGGAGGACGAGGCCGCCGCGCGGGCGGCGGCATTCGGGCCCTGGCAGCTCAACGCGGAGCTGCTGGCCCTGGCCGACCCGGCCGCCCTGGTGCTGCACTGCCTTCCCGCCTACCGGGGCAAGGAGATCACCGCGGAGGTGCTCGACGGTCCTCGAAGCGCGGTGTGGGACGAGGCCGAGAACCGTCGGCACGCCCAGAAGGCGGTGCTCGCCTGGCTCTCGGAGCAGCGCCGATGA